From Pan paniscus chromosome 9, NHGRI_mPanPan1-v2.0_pri, whole genome shotgun sequence, the proteins below share one genomic window:
- the LOC100995418 gene encoding olfactory receptor 8G5, protein MAAENHSFVTKFILVGLTEKSELQLPLFLLFLGIYVVTVVGNLGMTTLIGLSSHLHTPMYYFLSSLSFIDFCHSTVITPKMLVNFVTEKNIISYPECMTQLYFFLVFAIAECHMLAAMAYDRYVAICSPLLYSIIISNKACFSLILGVYVIGLICASAHIGCMFRVQFCKFDVINHYFCDLISILKLSCSSTYINELLILIFSGINILVPSLTILSSYIFIIASILRIRSTEGRSKAFSTCSSHILAVSVFFGSAAFLYLQPSSISSMDQGKVSSVFYTIVVPMLNPLIYSLRNKDVHVALKKTLGKRTFL, encoded by the coding sequence ATGGCAGCAGAAAACCATTCTTTTGTGACTAAGTTTATTCTGGTTGGGCTAACAGAGAAGTCAGAGCTTCAGCTGCCCCTCTTCCTCCTGTTCTTAGGAATCTATGTGGTCACAGTGGTGGGCAACCTGGGCATGACCACACTGATTGGGCTCAGTTCTCACCTGCACACCCCTATGTACTATTTCCTCAGCAGTCTGTCCTTCATTGACTTCTGCCATTCCACTGTCATTACCCCTAAGATGCTGGTGAACTTTGTGACAGAGAAGAACATCATCTCCTACCCTGAATGCATGACTCAGCTCTACTTCTTCCTCGTTTTTGCTATTGCAGAGTGTCACATGTTGGCTGCAATGGCATATGACCGCTACGTGGCCATCTGTAGCCCCTTGCTGTACAGCATCATCATATCCAATAAGGCTTGCTTTTCTCTGATTTTAGGGGTGTATGTAATAGGCCTGATTTGTGCGTCAGCTCATATAGGCTGTATGTTTAGGGTTCAATTCTGCAAATTTGATGTGATCAACCATTATTTCTGTGATCTTATTTCTATCTTGAAGCTCTCCTGTTCTAGTACTTACATTAATGAGTTACTGATTTTAATCTTTAGTGGAATTAACATCCTTGTCCCCAGCCTGACCATCCTCAGCTCTTACATCTTCATCATTGCCAGCATCCTCCGCATTCGCTCCACTGAGGGCAGGTCCAAAGCCTTCAGCACTTGCAGCTCCCACATCTtggctgtttctgttttctttgggtCTGCAGCATTCTTGTACCTGCAGCCATCATCTATCAGCTCCATGGACCAGGGGAAAGTGTCCTCTGTGTTTTATACTATTGTTGTGCCCATGCTGAACCCCCTGATCTACAGCCTGAGGAATAAAGATGTCCACGTTGCCCTGAAGAAAACGCTAGGGAAAAGAACATTCTTATGA